The Gouania willdenowi chromosome 5, fGouWil2.1, whole genome shotgun sequence sequence GCATCTGCAATACTTTAGTAAAAGTAAACAGAGTGCTGATGGGACTAACTCACAACATTAAAATTGCATCAGTATCATATCTTTCCAGCTTACAGAAAACTCTTGACGTGTCAGTTTATCCGTGAATAATCACAGGAGCCTTTTCCTCAGAACTAAGTAGTTCTGGCTCAGCAACACAAGCAGATAACCTATACGCCATGTGTTTCTAAGAGTTCTCAGCAAGTGTTTTGGCATTTTCTCAGAGTATTCCTATTTCTTTGCAATGTCCCAAATATGTGAGATTAGCTATTTTGTAGGCTCTCATTTGAGCCTACAAAATGTGATCATTTGTAGCTGTTTTCTGCTTTGGTGTTTGAACTCTTTTATTAACTGTTAACTTGTCTAAAGTGTAACCCTGAGATATGTatgttaaactttattttaatcGATGACATAATGAATGACCCTTGTTAAAACCcaaattgttatttaaaaattggaataaaacatggaatgtaataactggtcaataatgtaacaaaaatgctgAGTgcgaaatgtaatgaaaaataatttgatAAAACTCAAAATGTTACAACATTAGATGCTGAGCCAGAGAAGATATGTGCGttaaacccaaaatgtaacaacTTTCGGTTCACTATTACATTATGGGGCAGAATATGAGGCAaattatttttcccctaatAAATCAATGACGAactctatgatgtaataaaattattacactATTATAATAGCGTATTTTTGCAAaaagttattacattttgggctcagcatcttgttacattattgaccagttgtaacatttttggttttattaaattttgTATTACATCCCAggctcagcacttttgttaaattattcaaacattattttattaaaaaatgtaaataaataaataataataataaatatatataacaattgGGGTCGTTGTTACATATTGGGCTCTAACAGGCCTGAAGATCCCACTTttcctttttaactttttcccACTTTGCATGTCCAACTTAAACCCGTCATACCAAATTTATTTATCCAGCTTTATACCAGTAACTGCTTCTTGTAactcaaattacaaaaaactgtttaaaattgAATGCTTTGaacaaacatacagtatgttatatatctatattaaGAAAGACCTGCTGTATGCAAgctattttaaaaagtagtgTTGTGGTACTCAagactggtcttggtctcgagaccacatTGTAAAGGTCTAGGTCTCGTGTGTCGGACTCGGAAGCATTTttactcggtcttgtctcggtgtCGGACTGCCCGGACTCTGGATTTTCCTTCAAGACCAGCACTCATTCCTTCTATTTTTAAACGTTTTTTAATGTGATACCAATGCGAATAACTGGATAAAACGATAGATATCATGGATTAGTCATGCGTTAATCCACATCGTATAATGATTGCAACCTTCcaaatgtgactgagtgacgcaAGCGGGAGAGAGAAGTCGGAGGCTGTACAATCATGTGACATGAAAAACTTGCTTTCAGATatttagaataattgtgaatttatcagtagtttTAATACATAtgagtttattttttccaaGAATTCAGTTAGTTTTTGTGTAGTTGAGAGTTTTACATGTTCTGCTTTGATAGAGTTGCAGACACCTTTTTGtcagtaaaaatgtatttaaagaaaCTAAAGACAGCATGTGATTTAACCAGCATGtggttttaaaattattatttttttatggtcttggtcttggtctcggtctagACTTGGTTCGGcacccaaaagtcttggtcttgtcttggtctcggtgcattctggtcttgggcaagtcttggtcttggatagcgTGGTCTTGGAACACAACACTATTCTAAAGTCagcataaataatttaatttgtgttaaatatGGTCCAACGTCACTCGTAATAACTAGTTGGTAGTGTCACCGTATAAGAGAcctttctgtgttttcttttataGCATTTATCAGAGCGCCGCTGTGAGCCTGAGGATATGTGGAGCAAACTGAGTAAACACGTGTAATCAAAGAAGCATTcatctctctgtgtgtgcacTCATTTATTTGCTGTACGACTTTTATTGCTCTCTTGATCATGACCTCTGGGACTGTCTATTGCTGTCCGGTCACAGACAGCCTTTGTGTGGACAGGACACGCCCCCCCAACCCCCCTTGTCCTTGACCCACACAGCCCaccattcatttttaatgaggGGTGAAGGtggagggggtggagcttagtgtagctgctgctgttgcttgTTTCTTCTAAACAGGAAGACCTTTAAGGACTGATAACCTTGGCCTTACTGTTTCCTCCCCGACAAACAAACAACAGTGAATAGACGCCTCTGAatgctttgtgtttgtttatttccaAACTAATAACCTTCTTAATTACCTTTTATGAACAGGAGAAGAAAGACATGTTGTGCATTTACAGCCTGGATCCagataagaaacaaccaaaagcAACAAAGATTGATATGTTTTACCCTTAATCCAATGTTATAAATATAAGAGTTTTGCAATAAAATTATCATTTATGTAAATGTGAGATTGTAAGAGAATGTATCATGCCTGTTTTATATATTCCATCACACTTGAATctataaagcacatgtgtcaaactgaaggcccgggggccaaatctggccctttagaccatccattTAGGCCCtcgggagaaagtaaaaatgacagagaaaacattaatcattgtataaattaccaaataattcagttgtgaattgttgttgaaagaactaaattcttccaaaattttgcaatttttctcaaattattccacaaactctcccaaaattaaatgaaaattggtcaaaaaataaatacatcaaaaaatatttaagtatctgtcacttattgcttagatattgttgatgccttccatactttgtctgatttataactggaagtgcaaacttaaGCACATTAACGTTGAAATTGGtagttttcccgcctaaaatctggtccgtatttggcccttgaactaaaatgagtttaacagcTCTGCTAAAGAGAATTTGTCATGATGCTGCTCTGTAGACAACCTGTTAATAAACTAACCTTTACAAGCAGGTTTGGTCGAGTATGAACAGTCTCATACTCTTGATCTAACGCAATGTATTCTTAACTTCCCAGAGGTTTTTGATTAAACCTTTTATTATTAGTTGAAGACTAATGTCGGCTATTATGTCAGCTTGTCTGACGTCAGTGAGTGAAGCTTTCTTTCTCACAGTCATCTTTCTGTaatctttattaataaagaacAGATAAGTATTTGTTTAAAAGGAGGTTACCAAAGCCTCTTTAGGTTGTATTGTAATGCTTCTAATGTTGGGACTTCTCTGTAGTCATGTCAGCTGAAttcttgtttaatttaattacacACTTTTAGTCATTTACATTGTCAAGGTAGAAAATCTCCAACTTGCATTACTGATCTCTTCAAACATTTAATCAATTCGATTTGATCAACTGAAGTTTTTTTGACTAAGATCAGTTAAATTTGATGAAGTTGATCAAATTTAATAATTCTAAGTTAACATTCATTCGTTTTTtgcaccttttaaaaaaaaaaaagtcaacttttATTCTTTAGTGTACTTTTTCTTGAATCCAGGCTTTAAATACCAGTCCTGGAGCAACAGAAGTTCGTTGGCACGTTACAAGTTAAGTGTTtcatttgtgtctttgttttgttttagccAGAGAGAAAtagatatttctttaaaaacgcAATAAACTCtgtttttattaagttttatcCAActctattttcattgttttgactATCTCAACCAATCATGGGGTAATGTGAAAAGTctaatgtaagcatcaaacaaTCAtaatgttcaaaaaaaaaaaaaaaaaaaaaagagctacaATAGACAACGCTATTGTGCTTAATTACctccagtgtttgttttagtgacAGCAGGAAACTCATGGCCTTTTGTTCCAGACATGTGCATTGATAGGCTTATTATCAGATGCCAGAGGTTATGTATGGTCCAGTGGATCCATTCAGACATATGTTATCAGGgaaaagtgttaaatgatgtaatgTTCATGACAAAAGCCTCTTAGGATGTTCCGGTGTCCTACAGTAGTTCAAATtgcaattaaatgcaaaaaaaatggtttttctTCTAATTTAAACGGGAAAAAAAAGCCGATATTTGTCTGTTTCTATATTTGATGATGGAATAGGAAGATTAATTCATTATAGTATTAAATAACAATGTAATATGACACAATAACCactgaacttttctgtactcgTAGATCCGGTACTGCATAGAGCAGTCCCTTTTTTTCATGATTTCATTAATCTACGATAAACTTTAATACTACAGGATATCTAAAAGGTCTGAcaggtttttatttaatcagagaaaaataacaGTATACAGTGTTTAGGGAATTACCTCTAAcccctcttttttttgtgtgttttggagcaaATTTTGTCTTAATATATACGGGGgagctttgattttttttattttttttggttgtttctttgAAAGTCTATATTTAAAGTAAACATTTAAGAAATAAAGCAACAACAAtaaattataacaataaaagtCAATTTTACTTGCTATAATCTATTACCCTTTTAATCCATCTTTATTTAGTTTGTTCTCACAGTAATTCCTCATCCTGTACCACTGGTTGTTTCTCCCACAGTGCTTAAACGACTTTTTGTGTATGACTCTTTATTGTCAGTTGTCTCATTCAGATACTTTTCCCACCAGAGGTTAACACAATCCCTGCTCCCTTAAGATTAAAAACCACCACCTGGTGTTACTGCACCTTCATGTGCCCCCCTTTATAACTGAGCCCATACAGTTTTGTCTTCAGCACCCAAACATATGTTGATGCTCTCCCAGTCTACCCTCCTCCTTCCCTGTGCTCATCCGGCTGGCTGACTCCCACCACCACCCCCTCTTCCACTGTCTTCCCCCCTTTCACTCCTCTCATTGTCAGTTGGTTTCCGCCTGAGTGAACCCCCCCACCCCGCCTCGCTGTTTGTGGATCATAGAGCAGTGCTGATTGGTTGTCACACCCAACAGTGTCAGTGGGTACATATAGAAGCAGTCAGACTGATCACTTTCAAAGGTGAGAGACAGTGAAAGGCTGGCAGAGGTACAGATGAACAATCAAAGAGGAAAAGTGTGATCGTAGGTAAGGTGTGACTTTAATATATTGTTTATGacaaaagagttttttttaaatcaaaattaagGTTTAAGAAGTTTTGCGGTGATAAAATAGTCTTGaaaattgcacattttttgttgatttttaaagttgtttttattttaaattttttttaaagaaaaagttaacaaatttatttaaattttactttTGGTAAATTAGAGGATTTGAGCCATATCATGCAATTATGCTAATAAGGATTCCCtatcaacattattattattaataatatttttttctgttttccataCATTCCACACACTCGTGTTTTAGTTTAATCGGCTTATACTTCACATTGTTAAATCTTGTATGCACTCTCTTCTTTTTATCCATTTAGTGTTATTGTGGAAAgcacagaaaatggatggatgttattGTGGAAAGTCCTTCCTTATTAGCCACTCATTAATCAATAGCTCATTTCATCAATGCTGTGTCTGTCTTTATTTGATCAAAAAAGGGTCCTACCGCATTGGCTTTATTAGTTGATTAAGGGTGGAAGTGCACATTGACTACAACATAGACCAGTCCCTCATTTGGTGGGTTGGCCCAGGTCACATGACACAGGCTCTTAAACTAATGAGAAGGGAAAGTGAAACAagatgaaaaaggaaaaaagtggaGACAGAATCAGCAAAGACGGAAGCGAAAAAGACTGAGGGTAGAGCAAAGAGCAAACCAAATAATGTGGAAAGAGGGAGGAAAAAGTGATGGTTGGTTTGTATTACAGCTGTCACCATTTGGATCATGTCACTGGTTCACAGGCCATATGGGACTCAAGCCTATCATCCAAAACTAGGTCACATGGTCAGTAAAATGaacaaagtaaacacatgaGACAAGAGGAGAGTCTAAATTAGACAAATCCAAAAAGACTTGAATCTActcattgtaaataattattattgtttcagtTGATGTCCATGAAGATAATAGTTGGTTTAAGCTGTTAAAACACATTACACTTctcatatttactcatattttTCTCTAATCCTTATATTTTTCTGCTTACAGCTGTCCATGAAAGAAGCCGGAGATGGACTCCACGCTCAGATGAATTCAATGATGGGAGCACTTCAGGAACTCAAGCTCCTTCAGGTCCAAACAGCATTAGAAAGCCTGGACATTTCAGGACGCCCCGTCAATCGTGGAATCCCACATCCAGCTCCAGGAGCTTTTTCTGATGCGTTATCTGCACAAGCAGCAGCATCGAAACAGGAACAAGATTTCTGCTTTAGGAAAAACATGAATGAAGAGCACGGCTTGACATCAAGTTCCAAGTTTTCCATGGAAAGCAGAAGCTCCTTTAGTCAAAGTGACCAGAGCACGTCCAGTAACAGGAGCAGCATGGAaacttcatcatcatcagcatcgAGTTTGGAGAGCGACAGTGAAGAAATTGAAGAAAGCGCTAAAAGTACAAGAAGTGCAAGAAGCGAAAACGATCTTGAGTCAATACCCAAGCGATGGTCTGGATACTCTGCTCCTCAGGCCGACTTCTATGGCCCAACAGTTGGAAACCCTCCTCCGGAGCCCCACCTTAACTTGCAGGATCTTCAGCAGGCACAGGTGGTGGACCTCCCAGGGATCTTATACAGTCTCTCCAGAGAGGGTCCCTCCTTGGACAGCGAGTACTCCGAGGAGAGTACTGACGATGCCAGCGACTGGACTTCGTCTCTTATGAGCCGCAGCCGCAACCGGCAGCCTTTGGTTCTTGGTGACAATGTGTTTGCAGACCTTGTGGGCAACTGGCTTGACCTACCCGATGTAGAGCAGGAGGAAGGAGAGGACGAGGACAACAGAATCAGGACAGAGGACAGGACAATGGACTGTGGGGTAGAAAGACCAGACTCTCCAGCTCACCCGCTCCGCCTCAGCCGCTCGCAGGAGATCTGCAGAAAGTTTTCGCTCACCACAAACATCTTCAAGAAGTTCCTCCGCACTGTCCGACCAGACAGGGACAAGCTGCTGAAAGAGAGGCCAGGATGGATGGCTCCTGAGCTGATGGAGGGCGACCTCCTCAAGAGACCTAAGAAACTGTCAAATAAAAGTCCAAAAGGAAGCTTTTACCTTCCCTTCTGGACAAATGGACAACAAGGCAAAGGCAGGTCATTCCTCCACCCGGCAGAGACGGAGGCAAAATACTATCATCATCAACAGTTGGCCCAGTTTCTCCAGCAGCCGTTTACTGGGATTTATTTAGACAGGAGACAGCCAGAGACAGGATTGAGGAAAATGCATCCCTTGTTTGACCACAACACAGCTGTGTGGGTTTGACACTGAGCCAACGGTCTGTAAGGGATGCCAGATTGGGTTTGAGACAGgtgtttgaatgaatgaataacagAGATCTTTAACAAATTTCAAACCCACAAACATGGTTTTCTGGCTACAGGGAAGCCCTTAAAGCAACTTTCTATCCAACAATACAAAAACTCAAGTCTTGCTTTCTGTGCATGAGTGCGTGTTCGGGATCAAGTTGTTAAAGAAATGTGCTGCAAGTGTGCATGTATGCCTGCAGTTCATGTGGTTGTCTTTGAACAgcggtcttttttttttttttcagaatgtGTCCATGAATGCCGATAATATATAAAACACCACGTTTCCACTTTTCTGCCAAATAATCTCCTGTCATACATGTCACCTTCTCTGCATCCATAAATTGTAGCAACCACTGTTGAATTGCatggtcagtttttttttataatgataataacacaAAGCATTGTTACTGAATACACTGCCACTATTGGTTTCCAATAGATGTTGATCTGTCTCGAGAACTCAGGTTTATCTTAGCTCAAGCCATTTACCTCACTCAGGAAATGAATGACTGAAGTTGTGAGAAACTTAGAATTTACACAAATGGCTTTGTGTCTATTTTAGATTAACCTCCTACTGTCACCAAGCAAGCAGCAGCAATTAATATTAAACTATTCATGAATTTCTCTTTTCTGCAAATTAATCTGTAACTAAAGCAGCTACAGCCCATACACTGATTTTTTTACCTTCAGAATTGATgcttttaaatcatatattaacaattaacagtgtttttcattcatcagcatcagcagactACAGCAAGTTTACTTCAGAAAGCCACTCAGGATTACATAAACACTGCCCAAAACAAGTATTATAGAGGACCAGAGTTGTGTGAGGACAATCCAATCTAATTCTTTGAATAATTACTACCAAACTTGCAGTTATTTGCCtaatttaaaacataaagaCAGACCAATCAGCTCCTCCAGCAGGGATTAGGACTTTTGAGTGTCTCGGCCGATCGATCCATATGGTGTCTTCTCAGAAATCAGGTCAGTATATGCTGCATGAGCTcgaaaacacacgcacacacacagtttgtgcAGGGACAGCCAAGACACGGAGCTTAGTCAGAGGTGATGTCAACTttgtatgtaaatgtaaaattattttcttgttATTAAAGCTGATCAGGTGTAACTTTTGCCGCTCGGTTGTTTTCAGTGTGGTTCTGTGAACCCTCAGTAGTAGTTTTATGCATCCTGTGCACTGTGAAACCGTCAGACttattgtttattaaagtggttttcagaaataaatcaatctgaGTCTTTACTTATCATTTCCGCATCTTTTGCCAGCaacaattcacaaaaaaatattttgtattgaCGAAATTCCTCAAATCAGCTCATACACCTCATCACTGAAGTTATTGGGAGATCTGCTAAACGAGATAATGTAAACAAGTACCATATCTACAGTATGTCATGGCTTTGAGCTGCAGCTCCCTCCCTGGATTCTTTCTGCTCTGGATCCTCGCTTCACTAACGTGGTGCTGCGTGACTAAGAGGTTCATCAAGGGTGAAGCCAGCGACTCGTTCGATGCCTGAGCATTAACGGAGCACTGAACTGCTCCTAAAAATGTTACACGACTCCATCCACATCCTCGATAAATTAATAAAGAGTAACATGAACTCTACAGCTTCAAACAAAGACATCAACGAACATCAATCAGTTCATCCGTCTGTCCTCGTTCTCTACGTCCCAGGACTCACTCCTGCTAAATATACATAAGCGATGAATCTTAGAATGGTGGACCCATCAATGGAGAGCCTTGCTTTTCACTTTGATCAGTAAGAGGGCAGTTGATGGATAGATGTGGGGACTTAAAATATCATCAGACCTGTTTTGACTCACATACCAAATTACATCTCAAAGTTGTACAGAAATGCAGAtgtgtaaagaatactgatatattccactcaagtagaagtactgttacttgattgaaattgtactcaagtacaagtaagtcatagataaaatactcaagtacaagttaaaagtagctcaattgaatagtactcaaagtaaaagttatgaGTTGCTTTCACatcccacattttttttttggtaataaatcttggccatggttcccttgcatacagtaaacatctcatgtataaactttaaaaggaagagaccaaatctcccacaattggaacttaatttattttccacaaaggcatctgtatgaaataaaagttttgacaaaatgtacaatgttTCAAATataaaacaccaataaattcacttcaaaatttaaattttaaaaatgctcaggctctaagtttagctacatttatgaactctaaaacagtgccatgccaaatatgccatgtgggtaacaacataataggtagcaATCTCAACCTGAAACCAAAGACAGTGGCTGggagttgatcagaaatggcacgactaagaacatatggattatgttcaatgtgccatgaaatggaaataagaaaataaatcacaaaactcagtaacagttgggtctaga is a genomic window containing:
- the inka2 gene encoding PAK4-inhibitor INKA2, which codes for MEHHHHHHHHKPESSRDMDSCLRKLKLELLSMKEAGDGLHAQMNSMMGALQELKLLQVQTALESLDISGRPVNRGIPHPAPGAFSDALSAQAAASKQEQDFCFRKNMNEEHGLTSSSKFSMESRSSFSQSDQSTSSNRSSMETSSSSASSLESDSEEIEESAKSTRSARSENDLESIPKRWSGYSAPQADFYGPTVGNPPPEPHLNLQDLQQAQVVDLPGILYSLSREGPSLDSEYSEESTDDASDWTSSLMSRSRNRQPLVLGDNVFADLVGNWLDLPDVEQEEGEDEDNRIRTEDRTMDCGVERPDSPAHPLRLSRSQEICRKFSLTTNIFKKFLRTVRPDRDKLLKERPGWMAPELMEGDLLKRPKKLSNKSPKGSFYLPFWTNGQQGKGRSFLHPAETEAKYYHHQQLAQFLQQPFTGIYLDRRQPETGLRKMHPLFDHNTAVWV